One Candidatus Scalindua japonica DNA window includes the following coding sequences:
- a CDS encoding TetR/AcrR family transcriptional regulator, whose translation MADKKSQETQKNSKEIILRSAKVLFAKQGFALTTVREIAGKAGINIAMVYYYFNTKEELHQNVIDDAFKSFFQSLKEGVAQGKEPEEKIYDIIKIYITFLHHHKDLHRIILRETISQSKHIDIIVKKYISKNFDLVHDIIKEGIQKGTFRKHDSTLSTFSLIGMILYYFTYEPIFTRLISPEKRKKPITEFLPEHIFTLFMEGVKS comes from the coding sequence GTGGCAGATAAAAAAAGTCAAGAGACCCAAAAAAACAGTAAGGAAATTATCCTCAGGTCTGCCAAAGTACTGTTTGCAAAGCAGGGTTTTGCATTGACTACTGTAAGGGAAATCGCCGGGAAAGCAGGTATTAATATTGCAATGGTCTATTATTACTTCAATACCAAGGAAGAGCTCCATCAGAATGTTATTGATGATGCTTTTAAAAGTTTTTTTCAGTCCCTGAAGGAAGGAGTTGCTCAAGGAAAAGAACCTGAAGAGAAGATATACGATATTATAAAGATATATATTACCTTCCTTCATCACCATAAAGACCTTCACAGGATTATTCTAAGAGAGACTATATCCCAATCAAAACACATTGATATCATTGTAAAAAAATATATTTCAAAGAATTTCGACCTTGTACATGACATAATCAAGGAGGGCATTCAGAAAGGGACCTTCAGGAAGCACGACTCAACGCTTTCAACATTCAGTTTGATAGGTATGATCCTTTACTATTTCACTTATGAACCCATCTTTACAAGACTGATCTCACCAGAAAAAAGGAAAAAACCTATTACTGAATTTCTTCCAGAACATATCTTTACCTTGTTTATGGAAGGAGTAAAAAGTTGA
- a CDS encoding PAS domain S-box protein → MFISIKTHIILLLIFATLLPVALLRCFMYPLIQSDFKTMAMDNLKVIGHKQTDLVNTWMHERQKDLILISNNPYIINCKNFTVKDSEYQKTIWFLENIVEEYGYKEAFVCNDKGVITLATSGDRVGENISQIDFFKQAIRGKTFVSRIIPSKVSLINCFEEELGLSNIFVASPLKNEKEDIIGIVALRVDVEMLSNLIQGQTYGKTGKISLVDKDAHMLDESRIIKVLRKIELVRRRSALGLKLITDNPSMVNSVNDTLKDSEYQKTVRYLDMLVAECGYKGAFVCNDKGVVTIAASGDRLGENISEMDFFKQATQGKTFVSSIIPSEIPLINEFDKEEFGLPTMFIASPLKDENEAVIGVVTLMVHVDILSNLIHGQTYGKTGETYLINKEACMLTESRFTKQLKKTGLVRKRSALELKLIEPKTGELTYSVKQCLAGNVGSNSKGYNDYTGISVLGVWDWLPEFNWGVITEIDRAEAYGAAYNLKYIVIALMLIVVFPCLFVAYFFGKKLSSSIIQLKEITEDITEGDLTKKAEIKSNNEIGALATSFNTMTKNFFERTKETTKSEKRYRKMFDTLKEGVYQCEPGAEGVFTWVNHACAEMFGYNSPQEMSGTKVTDIYVNPGDSLRLKEKLKKYEIWRNFVSFCKKRNGEHMYTEQTTNLVSNEEGKPVIIEGIIRDITGRRRLEEELQENEVRYRDLFNSLNECVYQCEPGAEGSFTWVNQVGAEMFGYKHPKEMIGTKVENIYVDKEERWLFAEKLEKYGVWKNFVSICKKKNGERFYTESTAHLARDKDGKSVLIEGIISIIHERKKPNKT, encoded by the coding sequence GTGTTTATTTCGATAAAGACACATATCATTTTGTTATTAATTTTTGCTACATTACTTCCAGTTGCCTTACTCAGATGTTTTATGTATCCATTAATACAATCTGATTTCAAAACTATGGCTATGGATAACCTCAAAGTCATCGGTCACAAGCAGACAGACTTAGTGAATACCTGGATGCATGAAAGACAGAAGGATCTCATTCTGATTTCCAACAATCCCTATATAATTAACTGCAAAAATTTTACGGTAAAGGATAGTGAGTATCAAAAAACTATCTGGTTTCTGGAAAATATTGTGGAAGAGTATGGTTACAAGGAAGCCTTTGTATGCAATGATAAAGGGGTGATCACACTTGCTACGTCTGGAGATCGTGTCGGTGAAAATATATCACAAATTGATTTTTTCAAACAGGCAATTAGGGGAAAAACTTTTGTATCACGCATCATACCTTCAAAAGTTTCGCTTATAAACTGCTTTGAAGAAGAATTGGGATTGTCTAACATATTTGTCGCGTCGCCTCTGAAGAATGAGAAGGAGGACATAATTGGTATTGTTGCCTTAAGAGTTGATGTGGAGATGCTAAGTAATTTAATACAAGGCCAAACCTATGGGAAAACCGGTAAGATCTCTCTTGTTGATAAGGACGCACACATGCTTGATGAATCGAGGATTATAAAAGTGCTGAGGAAAATAGAGCTGGTAAGAAGAAGGAGCGCTTTGGGATTGAAATTAATTACAGACAATCCCAGTATGGTTAACAGTGTAAATGACACATTAAAGGATAGCGAGTATCAAAAAACTGTTCGGTACCTGGATATGCTTGTCGCTGAGTGCGGCTACAAGGGAGCCTTTGTCTGCAATGATAAAGGGGTGGTTACCATTGCTGCGTCTGGAGATCGTCTCGGTGAAAATATATCAGAAATGGATTTTTTCAAACAGGCAACTCAGGGAAAGACTTTTGTATCAAGCATCATACCCTCAGAAATTCCACTTATAAATGAGTTTGATAAGGAAGAATTTGGATTACCCACCATGTTTATCGCATCACCTCTGAAGGATGAGAACGAGGCCGTAATTGGTGTAGTTACCTTAATGGTTCATGTGGACATACTGAGTAATTTAATACATGGTCAAACGTATGGGAAAACCGGTGAGACCTATCTTATTAATAAGGAAGCCTGCATGCTTACTGAATCCAGATTCACAAAACAACTGAAAAAAACCGGATTAGTAAGAAAAAGAAGTGCTTTGGAATTGAAATTAATTGAACCGAAAACCGGAGAACTAACCTATAGTGTTAAGCAATGTCTGGCGGGTAATGTGGGTTCTAACTCTAAAGGATATAATGATTACACGGGCATATCTGTTTTGGGAGTATGGGACTGGTTACCTGAATTTAATTGGGGCGTTATTACCGAAATCGATAGAGCTGAAGCCTATGGTGCCGCTTACAATCTTAAATACATTGTCATAGCATTGATGTTGATTGTCGTGTTTCCCTGCTTGTTCGTGGCTTATTTCTTTGGGAAAAAACTATCCAGTTCTATTATTCAGCTTAAGGAAATAACTGAAGATATCACCGAAGGGGATTTAACCAAAAAGGCAGAGATAAAGAGTAATAACGAAATCGGAGCATTGGCAACGTCCTTCAATACTATGACAAAGAATTTTTTCGAGAGGACGAAAGAGACAACAAAATCAGAGAAAAGGTACAGGAAAATGTTTGATACTCTCAAAGAAGGTGTATATCAATGTGAACCCGGAGCTGAAGGGGTTTTTACCTGGGTTAATCATGCCTGTGCTGAAATGTTTGGTTACAATTCCCCTCAAGAGATGTCAGGAACAAAGGTTACTGATATTTACGTAAACCCGGGAGATAGTTTACGACTTAAAGAGAAACTGAAAAAATATGAGATATGGAGAAATTTTGTCTCTTTTTGTAAGAAGAGAAACGGTGAACATATGTATACAGAGCAAACCACGAATCTGGTTAGTAATGAAGAAGGCAAGCCTGTTATTATTGAAGGTATAATAAGGGACATTACAGGAAGAAGGCGGCTTGAGGAAGAGTTACAGGAAAATGAAGTACGTTATAGAGATTTATTTAATTCTCTTAATGAATGTGTGTACCAATGTGAACCCGGTGCAGAGGGATCGTTTACCTGGGTAAACCAGGTCGGAGCGGAAATGTTTGGTTATAAACATCCCAAGGAGATGATTGGCACAAAGGTAGAGAATATTTATGTAGACAAGGAAGAGAGATGGCTGTTTGCTGAGAAACTTGAAAAATATGGTGTATGGAAGAACTTTGTCTCTATTTGTAAGAAGAAAAATGGTGAACGTTTTTATACCGAAAGTACTGCTCATCTGGCAAGGGATAAGGACGGCAAATCTGTACTTATTGAAGGCATAATCAGCATTATTCATGAGAGAAAAAAACCAAATAAAACATAG
- a CDS encoding efflux RND transporter periplasmic adaptor subunit has translation MFKALIIKVSNILLAITCTTLLTTITFAQGQASAVKVKPVEFKSAEIRRTVTGNLRAYQRSDVASQESGLVVTADRREGQIVKKGDILAELDSRKLKLEVEQADHDVQIKLATIEQRKAELATYQEELNRRTKSQKLAVGAVSKEAIRRAKMVLAVAKSAQKAAESDYELARARLSLLKVRVDDTVIRAPFDGNIVRKHAETGEWVNPGSPIVTLISSGSIEAVFEVSENFSMERLQSLKTITVNLKERNIQVEAEDIKVIPDVDPRSRRYILIAVLKSKKYFFAPGMSVTATIPTNEKGDYLVIPTDSVMRDSGGEFAYKIGKGSDGNSVAVPVSLRVHFAIDDGLCIESSDLRKGDLIVVEGNERLRPMSPVTILKADKNESY, from the coding sequence ATGTTTAAAGCATTAATTATCAAGGTGTCGAATATACTTTTGGCGATAACCTGCACAACTCTTTTAACAACGATCACATTCGCTCAAGGTCAAGCTTCTGCAGTAAAAGTCAAACCGGTTGAATTCAAGAGCGCCGAAATACGCCGTACCGTTACCGGAAACCTGCGCGCATACCAACGCTCAGATGTTGCGAGCCAGGAGTCAGGTCTTGTCGTTACGGCTGACAGGAGGGAAGGGCAGATAGTAAAAAAGGGTGATATATTGGCAGAGCTCGATTCCCGGAAGCTTAAACTTGAAGTGGAACAGGCAGACCATGACGTTCAAATAAAACTGGCCACCATCGAACAGCGAAAAGCTGAGTTGGCAACCTATCAGGAAGAGTTAAACCGGAGAACCAAGTCGCAGAAATTAGCTGTAGGAGCAGTCAGTAAGGAAGCTATCCGGCGCGCAAAAATGGTTCTTGCCGTTGCAAAATCAGCACAAAAGGCAGCGGAAAGTGATTATGAACTTGCCCGCGCACGTCTTTCTCTCCTTAAGGTCAGAGTGGATGATACCGTGATACGCGCGCCTTTTGACGGAAATATTGTCAGAAAACACGCAGAAACAGGTGAGTGGGTTAATCCGGGCAGTCCCATAGTTACACTGATATCAAGCGGCTCTATTGAAGCCGTCTTCGAGGTGTCTGAGAATTTTTCAATGGAAAGGCTTCAATCTTTGAAAACAATTACTGTTAATTTGAAAGAGCGGAATATTCAGGTTGAAGCGGAGGATATTAAAGTCATTCCGGATGTCGACCCTCGTTCAAGACGTTATATTCTGATAGCCGTGCTGAAATCGAAGAAATATTTTTTTGCTCCGGGGATGAGCGTAACAGCCACAATTCCAACAAATGAAAAGGGTGATTATCTGGTTATTCCCACCGACTCTGTTATGAGGGATTCGGGAGGCGAGTTTGCATACAAGATAGGCAAGGGAAGCGATGGGAATTCTGTCGCCGTTCCCGTTTCTCTGCGCGTGCATTTTGCAATAGATGATGGCCTCTGTATTGAATCAAGCGATCTCAGGAAAGGAGATTTAATTGTAGTCGAAGGCAATGAACGTTTGCGTCCCATGTCACCGGTAACCATCTTAAAAGCGGATAAAAATGAATCTTATTAA
- a CDS encoding multiheme c-type cytochrome, with protein MCNKSNVLKIFYLFSFSGLLVFGTVRAGAHELHRENQALAGSFAYVQQKTVEEEKQHQPDVKLSPIITAANQFCVECHKNLTPALVMEWERSRHAQEGVGCVDCHNADKGEIDAWQHMGALISTLVTPKDCSSCHVEEYKDFSRSHHAKAGEIFASMDNVLAEQVIGLPWNNADAVNGCWQCHGSIIRFQRNDNGEILREGGKPLFDPDTWPNSGIGRLNPDGSKGSCHACHSRHSFEAKLSRAPENCGKCHMGPDHPQIEIYRESKHGIAYTANIDHMALDKEGGWVLGKDYSAAPTCTTCHISSYMTSEGQHKASNHDVGERISWTLRPVVSTKINMVVYEDGFKEDYPDTRQLPEIGEEVLVTEKNLQEEKLVTKIVSKRVVEIVTWQERREKMKGVCRNCHNQTHVDNFYHQFDNFVNLYNEKFAKPAQAMMNSLIEDEVLNTNAPFEHEVQWVFWELWHHEGRRARHGASMMGPDYAHWHGLYEVAKHYYVKFLPSVIKAAAQKSDKMKIKYEQKIKKLLQQPEHAWVKGLSEDEIEVLKSTYENRYN; from the coding sequence ATGTGCAACAAATCAAACGTGCTGAAGATTTTTTATCTGTTTTCATTCTCAGGACTGTTAGTTTTTGGTACCGTGCGTGCGGGGGCTCATGAGTTGCACAGAGAGAATCAGGCTTTGGCCGGGAGTTTTGCATATGTACAGCAGAAAACAGTTGAAGAGGAAAAACAGCACCAGCCCGATGTAAAGCTAAGTCCGATCATAACAGCGGCAAATCAATTCTGCGTCGAATGCCATAAAAATCTGACACCGGCTCTGGTAATGGAATGGGAGCGATCACGTCATGCTCAAGAAGGGGTAGGGTGCGTTGATTGCCACAATGCTGACAAGGGAGAAATAGACGCCTGGCAGCACATGGGAGCCTTGATTTCTACATTAGTTACACCTAAAGACTGCTCAAGCTGTCATGTAGAGGAGTATAAAGATTTTTCAAGAAGCCATCACGCAAAAGCTGGAGAAATCTTTGCCAGCATGGATAATGTACTTGCTGAACAGGTTATTGGTCTTCCATGGAATAATGCAGATGCTGTTAATGGATGCTGGCAGTGTCATGGAAGTATAATTAGATTTCAACGTAATGATAATGGTGAAATATTGCGGGAAGGAGGAAAACCTTTATTTGACCCTGATACATGGCCAAACAGTGGGATAGGCCGGTTAAATCCGGATGGTTCAAAAGGTTCGTGTCACGCATGCCATTCGAGACATTCATTTGAGGCAAAACTGTCCAGAGCACCTGAAAATTGTGGTAAGTGCCATATGGGCCCTGATCATCCACAGATAGAAATTTATAGAGAGTCAAAGCATGGAATTGCATATACCGCTAATATTGATCACATGGCACTGGATAAAGAAGGCGGCTGGGTGCTGGGAAAGGATTATTCGGCGGCCCCGACTTGTACTACCTGCCATATCAGCAGCTATATGACGTCTGAAGGACAGCATAAAGCCAGTAATCATGATGTTGGAGAACGAATAAGCTGGACACTTCGGCCGGTAGTCAGTACAAAGATAAATATGGTTGTATATGAAGATGGATTTAAGGAAGATTATCCTGATACCCGGCAATTACCTGAGATTGGCGAAGAGGTTCTGGTGACAGAAAAAAACTTACAGGAGGAAAAGTTAGTTACGAAAATTGTTTCAAAACGGGTTGTTGAAATTGTGACCTGGCAGGAACGGCGCGAAAAAATGAAAGGTGTATGTAGGAATTGCCATAACCAAACTCACGTCGATAATTTTTACCATCAATTTGATAATTTCGTGAACCTTTACAACGAGAAATTTGCAAAACCTGCACAGGCAATGATGAATTCGCTGATTGAAGATGAAGTCTTAAATACAAATGCCCCGTTTGAACATGAAGTACAATGGGTTTTTTGGGAATTATGGCACCATGAAGGTAGAAGAGCACGACATGGAGCAAGTATGATGGGTCCTGATTATGCTCACTGGCACGGATTATATGAGGTGGCAAAACACTATTATGTGAAATTTTTACCTTCTGTTATTAAAGCTGCTGCCCAGAAGAGTGATAAGATGAAGATAAAATATGAACAAAAAATTAAGAAATTGCTGCAGCAGCCGGAGCACGCATGGGTTAAGGGCCTTTCTGAAGACGAGATAGAAGTATTAAAATCGACATATGAAAATCGTTATAACTGA